One genomic window of Cannabis sativa cultivar Pink pepper isolate KNU-18-1 chromosome 2, ASM2916894v1, whole genome shotgun sequence includes the following:
- the LOC115719518 gene encoding protection of telomeres protein 1b — protein sequence MGEKDEYRLLDIKDAITCIDKKVSLIGVIIQCGFPKTTKGTDYFCTIKIVDESYQKPGLSVNMFAKHFEMLPHVASFGDIIQLSNVMMKTHGGAVYAVFNKKFSTFAVYNGNDNEGLLPYQTYPIFIQRDVDKKLITRLRKWFIDLHFDEDSNKFSLIRELEEGRFVDLACKVIHVQEFKGELMGFLWDGTDAHPSSISSRLEDEKNNPLPLQPEQLHLSRGILSTFPTLGTVLRVVFDQGTKEHGLHLLHIGKWMKFINVYCDVNGGFWRGVFTSSTKFRYTHDKDRLVLERQRLYNEREGLKFGRNPYWSFPQTSPITEVNYKDLPVVTLMDILTYPEVTARFLCVVRVVAMYPWQAKDFSFNGIYRVRLTLEDATARIHAYLYGKDGIKLFGDQPAIDVLTRKRNALLGVATNDNGKQVEDGIARNPPWLQCCLKSYYLDKSDIWGSRHYRLYDTRLVVD from the exons ATGGGGGAGAAAGATGAGTACAGGCTTCTTGACATAAAGGACGCCATCACTTGTATAGATAAAAAAGTTAGCTTGATTGGCGTTATCATCCAGTGCGGTTTCCCTAAGACAACTAAAGGAACtg ATTATTTCTGTACAATAAAGATAGTTGATGAATCGTATCAGAAACCCGGGCTTTCTGTTAATATGTTTGCTAAGCATTTCGAAATGCTTCCTCATGTAGCCTCATTTGGAGATATAATTCAGCTTTCCAATGTTATG ATGAAAACTCATGGTGGAGCAGTGTATGCTGTTTTTAATAAGAAGTTCTCTACCTTTGCTGTATACAATGGAAATGACAATGAAGGGCTTCTTCCTTATCAAACTTACCCAATATTTATCCAGAGAGACGTAGACAAGAAGCTCATAACACGCTTGAGAAAATGGTTTATTGATCTTCACTTTGATGAAG ATTCAAATAAGTTTTCATTGATAAGAGAACTCGAGGAAGGTAGATTTGTTGATTTGGCTTGCAAG GTAATTCATGTCCAAGAGTTTAAAGGCGAATTGATGGGCTTCCTCTGGGATGGAACTGATGCCCATCCGAGTAGTATTTCTTCGAG GCTAGAAGATGAAAAGAACAATCCTCTTCCCCTACAACCTGAACAATTGCATTTGTCAAGAGGTATCTTAAGTACTTTTCCTACTCTCGGAACTGTCTTGAGGGTGGTGTTTGACCAAGGTACCAAGGAGCATGGCCTCCACTTGCTACACATTGGGAAGTGGATGAAGTTTATCAATGTATATTGTGATGTAAATGGAGGATTCTGGCGTGGTGTATTTACGTCTTCAACAAAGTTTAGATATACTCATGACAAGGACCGTCTTGTATTAGAGCGCCAAAG GTTATACAATGAGCGAGAAGGTCTGAAATTCGGGCGAAATCCATACTGGAGCTTTCCACAAACTTCTCCTATAACAG AGGTGAACTACAAAGATTTACCGGTTGTTACTTTAATGGATATTCTTACATATCCAGAG GTTACAGCTAGGTTCTTATGTGTTGTACGGGTTGTAGCAATGTATCCATGGCAGGCTAAAGATTTTTCCTTTAATGGAATTTACAGAGTTCGCCTGACCTTAGAAGATGCAACTGCTCGAATTCATGCTTATTTGTATGGGAAAGACGGT ATTAAGCTTTTTGGCGATCAACCTGCCATCGATGTACTGACAAGGAAGCGAAATGCATTGCTCGGAGTGGCGACGAATGATAATGGAAAGCAAGTGGAAGATGGTATTGCTAGAAATCCACCATGGTTGCAATGCTGCCTGAAATCTTATTATTTGGATAAATCTGATATATGGGGAAGTCGACATTATCGATTATATGACACTAGATTAGTGGTTGATTAG